A window from Salvelinus fontinalis isolate EN_2023a chromosome 8, ASM2944872v1, whole genome shotgun sequence encodes these proteins:
- the LOC129861280 gene encoding uncharacterized protein LOC129861280, which yields MALDGFNNLLHKLRESHDREVQKWQEKLQELTNKKGCDTKRMEELFNRNQQLREQQRLLTDNIKQLENRLRAGLCDRCTVTQDVAKRRQQEYETSQIQSLQHISILAGEMNTMKKENQRLREEVKHLRAALEGQSGHSSSQDATPEVRQSTDLSPSAMPHILTAIRSIKQPPEGATAGLSIVKTETDHSLSFRVDETLPERRDVRGLNGKQSYESHKPLSMSTPIPQALRPEHITARGNTGQKRDHSVEMVGQQRSPVVPTIPHPLLIQKDRPLPSSSSFSSSFSTSSSLPGDEKHSRHLVHAPVPYWPRPIKSARLSLPWPLPEHSDWVTVATSVDDGLVSQSKHNPNLPRFPNLQTYVQQNSSLGKAWLKPSHPPQASLTRSLSTEYGERPTAWIQERDRRVAPHSGREAVVQTEMVFGENLKEADSPLDLSDPGRCKSIKSPQDSKASPTLQDMYIEGETSNQTTRTDSSPQSQACPPSSSSSSSSTPALPSSSSSTRPTSQQRQSPNNHNLKEEEQPEKEEAEGKVDQKTGKDSEDRKVPVLTISLRPVVLLEALNSGLQKQLFSNGKSGSRSDHQEVEGSLSESESSQRSKRTGLDTDTEVRCKKEEQGIVVPRRTSLSCVPP from the exons ATGGCTCTGGATGGTTTCAACAATCTCCTCCACAAACTGAGGGAGTCCCATGACCGAGAGGTCCAAA aatgGCAAGAGAAATTGCAGGAGCTAACCAATAAAAAGGGCTG TGATACAAAGAGAATGGAGGAGCTGTTCAACAGGAACCAACAGctgagagaacagcagaggtTACTCACAGACAACATCAAACAGCTGGAAAacag GTTGAGGGCGGGGCTGTGTGACAGGTGTACTGTGACTCAGGATGTGGCCAAGCGCCGGCAGCAGGAGTATGAGACCTCTCAGATCCAGAGCCTACAGCACATCTCCATCCTGG ctgGAGAGATGAACACGATGAAAAAGGAGAACCAAAGGCTGCGAGAAGAAGTCAAGCATCTGAGAGCGGCACTAGA AGGTCAGAGTGGACATTCCTCCTCCCAAGATGCAACTCCAGAGGTCAGACAATCGACTGACCTTTCACCTTCTGCTATGCCACACATCCTCACAGCCATCAGGTCTATTAAGCAGCCACCAGAGGGCGCCACTGCAGGGCTGTCCATAGTGAAGACTGAGACAGACCACAGTCTCTCTTTTAGAGTTGACG AGACACTACCTGAACGCAGAGATGTGAGGGGATTGAATGGGAAACAATCCTAT GAATCCCATAAGCCCCTATCCATGTCCACTCCCATCCCACAAGCATTGAGGCCAGAGCACATTACAGCCAGAGGCAACACTGGGCAGAAGAG AGACCATAGCGTGGAGATGGTTGGTCAGCAGCGCTCCCCTGTCGTTCCCACCATTCCACACCCCCTACTTATCCAGAAAGACAGGCCTCTCCCCTCTTCATCCTCCTTCTCATCCTCCttctccacctcttcctctctacctggaGATGAGAAGCACAGTCGTCACCTGGTTCATGCTCCGGTCCCTTACTGGCCGCGCCCCATCAAAAGtgcccgtctctccctcccctggCCCCTGCCGGAGCACTCCGACTGGGTCACCGTGGCCACCTCTGTGGACGACGGCTTGGTGTCCCAATCCAAACATAACCCTAACCTACCACGCTTCCCCAATCTACAGACCTACGTCCAGCAGAACAGCAGCCTTGGGAAGGCCTGGCTCAAGCCCAGCCACCCTCCCCAGGCCAGCCTGACCAGGAGTCTGTCCACCGAGTACGGGGAGAGACCAACAGCATGGATACAGGAGCGTGACAGGCGGGTGGCGCCACACTCGGGGAGGGAGGCGGTGGTGCAGACAGAGATGGTGTTTGGGGAGAATCTGAAAGAGGCTGACTCTCCTCTGGACCTGTCTGATCCTGGGAGATGCAAAAGCATTAAGTCACCACAGGACAGCAAGGCCAGCCCCACGCTACAGGACATGTACATAGAAGGGGAGACATCTAACCAGACCACCAGGACAGACTCCTCGCCACAGAGCCAGGCCTGTCccccctcttcctcatcctcctcttcctccacacctgctcttccttcatcctcctcttctacACGTCCCACCAGCCAACAGAGGCAAAGCCCCAACAACCACAACCTTAAG GAGGAAGAGCAGCCAGAGAAGGAGGAAGCTGAGGGGAAAGTAGATCAAAAGACAGGAAAGGACTCTGAGGACAGGAAAGTCCCTGTTCTGACCATCTCATTGCGCCCAG TGGTGCTCCTTGAGGCTCTGAATTCTGGATTGCAGAAGCAACTTTTCTCCAACGGCAAG TCAGGGAGCAGATCAGACCACCAGGAAGTGGAAGGCAGTCTGTCTGAGTCAGAGAGCAGCCAGAGATCCAAGAGGACTGGgctggacacagacacagagg TTCGATGTAAGAAAGAGGAACAAGGCATTGTGGTCCCCAGAAGAACCTCTCTCAGCTGTGTTCCACCCTGA